A single region of the Phalacrocorax carbo chromosome 4, bPhaCar2.1, whole genome shotgun sequence genome encodes:
- the HS3ST1 gene encoding heparan sulfate glucosamine 3-O-sulfotransferase 1, protein MAAFLLGAVLLIVQPQIVPSTPAINSKAEASQSVQRELLKKTPQKNDFKENIHSNGSCRQLPQTIIIGVRKGGTRALLEMLSLHPDIAAAETEVHFFDWEDHYRNGLQWYINQMPFSYPHQITVEKTPAYFTSPKVPERVYNMNQSMRLLLILRDPSERVLSDYTQVFYNHMQKHKPYPSIEQFLIKDGELNVDYKAINRSLYYIHMQNWLKYFPLDHIHIVDGDKLIKDPFPEIEKVERFLKLSPQINASNFYFNKTKGFYCLRDSGRERCLHESKGRAHPQIDTRLLEKLHEYFYEPNKKFFELVGRTFDWHSFVAS, encoded by the coding sequence ATGGCAGCTTttctgctgggagctgtgtTGCTTATTGTTCAACCTCAGATAGTGCCTTCCACACCGGCTATAAATTCGAAGGCTGAGGCTTCTCAGTCTGTTCAGAGagaacttttaaagaaaacacctCAAAAAAATGACTTCAAGGAAAACATTCATTCTAATGGATCATGCCGGCAGCTGCCACAGACTATCATTATTGGGGTAAGAAAAGGTGGAACAAGAGCTTTGTTGGAGATGTTGAGTCTCCATCCAGATattgcagcagcagaaactgaagtTCACTTCTTTGACTGGGAAGATCATTACAGGAATGGATTGCAGTGGTATATTAATCAAATGCCATTCTCTTATCCCCATCAGATCACCGTGGAAAAAACTCCAGCATATTTCACATCACCTAAAGTGCCTGAAAGAGTTTATAACATGAACCAATCAATGAGACTACTCCTTATTTTAAGAGACCCAAGTGAGAGAGTACTATCAGATTACACCCAAGTGTTCTATAATCACATGCAGAAGCACAAGCCGTATCCATCCATTGAACAATTCCTGATTAAAGATGGTGAACTCAATGTGGACTACAAGGCAATAAACAGAAGCTTATACTACATTCACATGCAAAACTGGCTGAAGTATTTTCCTCTTGATCATATCCACATTGTAGATGGGGATAAACTAATCAAAGATCCCTTCCCAGAAATAGAGAAGGTAGAGAGATTTTTGAAGTTATCACCACAGATAAATGCTTCaaacttttatttcaataaaactAAAGGCTTCTACTGCCTAAGGGACAGTGGTAGAGAGCGTTGTTTACATGAGTCAAAAGGACGAGCACACCCACAAATTGATACCCGGTTACTCGAGAAACTGCATGAATATTTCTATGAACCCAACAAGAAATTTTTTGAGCTTGTGGGCAGAACATTTGACTGGCACTCATTTGTGGCAAGTTAG